Proteins from one Listeria weihenstephanensis genomic window:
- a CDS encoding recombinase family protein, protein MKLGYARVSTVGQDLETQKEKLLKQGIAEDYLYIEKKTGTTTRNREALKDLIKNSREGDIVYITKIDRLARSIIDLNNVMNEFFEKGVTVVFIDNNMTFSADAESNPMQKLLFNVLGAFAEFERDMIVNRTTEGKIRAQQAGKKLGRKGQPEENIKQALHLMNNRDSNNLSVSDIVKATGVPKATIYKKMSSK, encoded by the coding sequence ATGAAATTGGGTTACGCTCGGGTGAGCACTGTAGGACAAGATTTAGAAACTCAGAAAGAAAAATTGCTTAAACAGGGCATCGCTGAAGATTATTTATATATTGAAAAGAAAACAGGTACCACTACAAGAAACCGAGAAGCTTTAAAAGATTTAATCAAAAATTCACGTGAAGGCGATATTGTTTATATCACAAAAATAGACCGTTTAGCACGATCTATAATTGATTTAAATAATGTAATGAATGAATTTTTCGAAAAAGGAGTAACTGTTGTTTTTATAGATAATAATATGACCTTTAGTGCAGATGCTGAGAGCAATCCTATGCAGAAACTATTATTTAATGTTCTAGGTGCTTTTGCCGAATTTGAAAGAGATATGATTGTCAATCGGACGACTGAAGGGAAAATAAGAGCTCAACAAGCTGGGAAAAAGTTAGGTCGTAAAGGACAACCAGAAGAAAACATTAAACAAGCTTTACATTTGATGAATAATAGAGATTCAAACAACTTGTCTGTTTCAGATATTGTAAAGGCTACGGGTGTTCCTAAAGCTACTATATATAAAAAAATGTCTTCCAAATAA
- a CDS encoding helix-turn-helix transcriptional regulator yields MDSNMKILRKQLGWSQSRLAEESGVSRRTINYIENYKIKNPKKETMRAISNALKADVEKLFFDK; encoded by the coding sequence ATGGATTCAAATATGAAAATACTACGAAAACAACTTGGATGGAGCCAGAGTCGTCTAGCAGAAGAATCAGGGGTTTCAAGAAGAACAATAAATTACATTGAAAATTACAAAATTAAGAATCCTAAAAAAGAAACGATGAGAGCAATATCGAATGCCCTTAAAGCTGACGTTGAAAAGTTATTTTTTGATAAATAA
- a CDS encoding helix-turn-helix domain-containing protein: MTELGAELFKVRKSLGLSLREAGKKIDLSHNYIRKLEKGFDPQTKKDVKPSVETLKRIAMGYDIDFDRLMQLANFTLPSVEDDAPLIKVPIYKNIVDMRLSAVTSDFRMYKQDTVSKNAMLLEVSDSTLNTFKAISLLLLEPFQGVLNNELALFIIDNKMIIGCMHMDNDGKQIIQRIDSKNEQIIYQDKLEIWRIVEIIHLVGQGESKGI, translated from the coding sequence ATGACTGAATTAGGGGCAGAGTTATTTAAAGTTAGAAAGAGCTTAGGTTTATCTTTGAGAGAAGCAGGAAAAAAGATTGACTTAAGTCATAATTACATACGTAAGTTAGAAAAAGGCTTTGATCCACAGACGAAAAAAGATGTTAAACCTTCAGTCGAGACATTGAAAAGAATTGCTATGGGTTATGATATAGATTTTGATAGATTAATGCAGTTGGCAAACTTTACATTACCATCTGTCGAGGATGATGCCCCGCTAATTAAAGTTCCTATCTATAAGAATATAGTGGATATGAGACTAAGTGCAGTAACCAGCGATTTTCGAATGTACAAGCAGGATACAGTATCAAAGAACGCTATGTTGCTTGAAGTGTCTGATTCAACATTAAATACATTTAAAGCTATATCATTACTATTATTGGAGCCTTTCCAAGGTGTTTTGAACAATGAACTAGCTTTGTTTATTATTGATAATAAAATGATTATTGGTTGCATGCATATGGATAACGATGGTAAACAAATTATTCAGCGTATTGATTCAAAGAATGAACAGATCATTTACCAAGATAAACTAGAAATTTGGAGAATAGTTGAGATAATTCATTTAGTTGGTCAAGGTGAATCAAAAGGAATATAA
- a CDS encoding DUF3130 family protein yields the protein MAKISVNRDTMMNHAADLSSSVQGMAYHPMKNGNMSYTQSNSMLQYRECLLELLDGVETFESVVQEDAKRIKQIGEAYAQKDREVGQKLHLEVR from the coding sequence ATGGCTAAAATTAGTGTGAACAGAGATACCATGATGAATCATGCGGCTGATTTGAGTTCTAGTGTGCAGGGAATGGCATATCACCCTATGAAAAATGGTAATATGAGCTACACGCAGAGTAATTCTATGTTGCAATATCGGGAGTGTTTGCTAGAATTGCTGGATGGCGTGGAGACTTTTGAAAGCGTTGTGCAAGAGGATGCTAAGCGTATTAAACAAATTGGAGAGGCTTATGCGCAAAAAGACAGAGAAGTCGGGCAGAAGCTACATTTGGAGGTGCGCTAG
- a CDS encoding T7SS effector LXG polymorphic toxin yields MTRIDIAEVTHFRSQLRATNQEITPRIEAVKQAVTNYLNDGSITGEAIQASKEYYAGAYIQLCGSIKQALKMSEDKLQQYIQDFHSQVDTSHNARLDADGIYDLDQRINGFENRMENLTAELSAINGTQKASELNYLATQIFEAHKKEEILAKYLDFERSHANFFRELGELAHYIKQALRDIQKNIRFDRATGTYGVDKLNPTNFKELSRLYASQQAIDDKIKEIEDIGLTPVIPNGNSAGFIMHDGQVNTTATLGFVNEQMIYWQNESTFRELFLVGSSYRVLYGIDAVTGQHVTDSRLAFDLLVLASSAFGVSSFATRFGAVKTASFDKDVVLKNIEASKAARASSNFDVYASKEKGVLKNAEANLIPKVKPMQMHHYATNKSKTYTHQMENVTKKYGLDLDESWNKELLPHQGRHPNAYHEYVLDKLNTYDAIAQGDRELFLELYEELKFKIRVNPDMLYKEYWLNLK; encoded by the coding sequence ATGACGCGTATTGATATTGCGGAAGTAACCCATTTCAGAAGCCAACTCCGAGCAACGAATCAAGAAATCACACCGCGTATTGAGGCTGTCAAACAAGCGGTGACGAACTATTTGAATGATGGATCGATAACAGGTGAAGCGATTCAGGCGTCGAAAGAATATTATGCAGGCGCGTATATCCAGTTATGTGGATCGATTAAACAAGCGCTGAAAATGAGTGAAGACAAGCTACAGCAGTATATTCAGGATTTTCATAGCCAAGTAGATACTTCCCATAACGCAAGGCTTGACGCGGACGGTATTTATGACTTAGATCAAAGAATTAATGGTTTTGAGAATCGGATGGAGAATTTGACCGCAGAACTCAGCGCGATTAATGGTACGCAAAAAGCATCCGAGCTGAATTATCTCGCGACGCAGATATTTGAAGCGCATAAAAAAGAGGAGATTTTGGCTAAATATCTTGATTTTGAGCGGAGCCATGCTAATTTTTTCAGAGAGTTAGGAGAATTAGCGCATTATATTAAGCAAGCTTTGCGAGATATTCAGAAAAATATTCGTTTTGATAGAGCGACAGGAACGTATGGTGTGGATAAATTAAATCCAACTAATTTTAAAGAACTTTCTAGATTATACGCCAGTCAGCAAGCAATTGATGATAAAATAAAGGAAATCGAGGATATCGGTTTGACGCCTGTGATTCCGAATGGGAATAGTGCTGGATTTATAATGCATGATGGGCAAGTGAACACGACGGCTACGCTTGGATTTGTGAATGAGCAGATGATCTATTGGCAGAATGAATCGACTTTCCGAGAGCTGTTCCTTGTGGGCTCATCATATCGCGTGTTGTATGGTATTGATGCGGTAACAGGCCAGCACGTGACAGACTCGAGGTTAGCTTTTGATCTGTTAGTATTGGCAAGTAGCGCTTTCGGTGTTTCGAGCTTTGCCACGCGTTTTGGAGCGGTTAAAACAGCATCGTTTGATAAGGATGTTGTATTGAAGAACATTGAGGCAAGCAAGGCAGCACGTGCGAGTTCTAATTTTGATGTGTATGCATCAAAGGAGAAGGGTGTTTTAAAAAATGCTGAAGCTAATTTAATACCTAAAGTTAAGCCTATGCAGATGCATCATTATGCTACAAATAAGAGTAAGACCTATACTCATCAAATGGAAAATGTGACTAAAAAATATGGATTAGATTTAGATGAATCTTGGAATAAAGAATTATTACCTCATCAGGGCAGGCATCCAAACGCGTATCATGAGTACGTTCTAGATAAGTTGAATACGTATGATGCAATCGCACAAGGTGATAGAGAGCTATTCTTAGAGTTATATGAGGAATTGAAGTTCAAGATTCGAGTTAATCCAGACATGCTATATAAAGAGTACTGGTTGAACTTAAAATAG
- a CDS encoding imm11 family protein, which translates to MRYYKLLMDSSGDNDIVCHYENDYGIQQYDLKMGKKFDGWNEDFEFYYDVTEGEQATDYLANDMGWLVVSGKLKKVMEDLGVQAEFFAVNIREKTTSTRLNNYYVANIIETVDALCLTESEYFETVTKKAGTVYTIQKYAVYGDRLVEKNIFKLPNRQEIPVFVSAVFKEIVEKQRLTGMEFLEIRVI; encoded by the coding sequence GTGAGATATTATAAATTACTTATGGATAGTAGTGGTGACAACGATATTGTTTGCCATTATGAAAATGATTATGGTATTCAGCAATATGACTTGAAGATGGGGAAAAAATTTGATGGTTGGAATGAAGACTTTGAATTTTATTATGATGTAACGGAAGGAGAGCAAGCTACGGATTATTTGGCTAATGATATGGGGTGGTTAGTTGTTTCTGGTAAGTTAAAAAAAGTGATGGAAGATTTAGGGGTTCAAGCGGAATTTTTTGCAGTTAATATTAGAGAGAAAACGACTAGTACGAGACTCAATAACTATTATGTTGCTAATATAATTGAGACTGTTGATGCATTATGTCTTACCGAATCAGAATATTTTGAGACAGTGACGAAGAAAGCAGGAACAGTTTACACCATTCAAAAATACGCTGTTTATGGTGATAGATTGGTAGAGAAAAACATATTTAAACTACCTAACAGACAGGAAATTCCTGTGTTTGTTTCAGCAGTATTTAAAGAAATAGTTGAGAAACAACGTTTGACAGGAATGGAATTTTTAGAGATTAGGGTAATCTAG
- a CDS encoding AAA family ATPase — protein MFIKKLEIRNLYNRNYLINFKPDLTILYGLNGSGKTTILDIIHCLLSGDLESIFKYKFDKIEAEIQMYEKLKKFSIQSFELEYVVIYDDIQLTFIKDGKRMKSVEVIKDLTGNNNLEINYGRNSYIEKEKLSYRGSTYDNFLDILRKDLNSIYIPITRKILMRETLRRRPSRENSLRRNRSEISNSVILAEDYYDKFQRRNQMVIMRNQRKIEDKMFASLVEPLTSVKLSSIPVIDNIDDLKESILELSPSENLRHSIDKLFETYNRTGEYFRRFARDKTMASGYVEEYLLHYVAFTQIERLKSVAESVKGMKIAIENMKAMERTTLEVINQFFKQTNKRIFFDGEHLMFRNESGEKLELEHLSSGEKQLVIFFIFALIVIQQKNESNILLVDEPEISMHISWQEDLLPSLMKYNSDTQIIVATHSPDIIGNFTDRCSNMEVSQHG, from the coding sequence ATGTTTATAAAAAAACTAGAAATTAGAAATTTATATAATAGAAATTATTTAATTAACTTTAAGCCAGATTTAACAATTTTGTATGGGTTAAATGGTAGCGGAAAGACGACGATATTAGATATTATACATTGTCTATTAAGTGGTGATTTAGAAAGCATCTTTAAATATAAATTTGATAAAATTGAAGCTGAGATACAAATGTATGAGAAGTTAAAAAAGTTTAGTATACAGTCTTTTGAACTAGAATATGTAGTAATTTATGATGACATTCAATTAACATTTATAAAAGATGGAAAAAGAATGAAATCAGTGGAGGTTATAAAGGATTTAACTGGAAATAATAATTTAGAAATAAACTATGGTCGAAACTCCTACATAGAGAAGGAAAAGTTATCATATAGGGGATCGACGTATGATAACTTTCTAGATATCTTGCGCAAGGATTTAAATTCCATATATATACCTATAACAAGAAAAATTTTGATGCGTGAAACCTTACGTCGCAGACCAAGTAGAGAAAATTCTTTAAGAAGAAATCGTAGTGAGATCTCAAATTCAGTTATATTAGCCGAAGACTACTATGATAAATTTCAAAGAAGAAATCAAATGGTCATAATGAGAAACCAAAGGAAAATTGAAGATAAAATGTTTGCTAGCTTAGTTGAGCCACTGACCAGTGTTAAGTTAAGTAGTATACCAGTTATAGATAACATTGACGATTTGAAAGAAAGTATTCTAGAGCTGAGCCCATCTGAGAATTTGAGACATAGCATAGATAAGTTATTCGAAACATATAACCGTACAGGAGAATATTTCCGCAGATTTGCGAGAGATAAAACTATGGCTTCGGGTTATGTAGAGGAATATCTACTACATTATGTCGCTTTTACGCAGATAGAAAGGCTTAAATCTGTTGCTGAGTCTGTTAAGGGCATGAAAATTGCTATAGAGAATATGAAGGCAATGGAAAGAACTACATTAGAAGTGATAAATCAATTTTTTAAGCAGACTAATAAAAGAATATTTTTTGATGGGGAGCATCTTATGTTTCGTAATGAATCAGGAGAAAAGCTTGAATTAGAGCACCTATCTTCGGGAGAAAAACAGTTAGTTATTTTCTTCATCTTTGCTTTAATAGTAATTCAACAAAAAAACGAAAGTAATATTCTGTTGGTTGATGAACCAGAGATTTCAATGCATATTTCGTGGCAGGAAGATTTATTACCGTCCTTGATGAAATATAATAGTGATACGCAGATAATTGTCGCTACGCATTCCCCAGATATAATAGGTAATTTCACTGATAGATGCTCAAATATGGAGGTATCTCAACATGGGTGA
- a CDS encoding DUF4435 domain-containing protein yields MGDSPPVRKPSAYLAQFYLRSTANRPSFTLFVEDEKTPNVYRTLVKRKFKNENVYVFPLGAKSAVIKQFKEWYEEGEQYKDKCLFIVDRDFDFLKGRKLVDNLNLLELTRYTIENYFLDKEVAISLINTYRIELTERQILDKLRWEDWLQEVVDDLTPLFLNFGLAHLHNLGTENCSSNPYGFFQNLEPKVNLAMVDAKCKEVQEKCADKKVEYNKEVGILREKFCEEGEINFHKLIKGKFLFRAMLLNINSICQEKNKKNQHREDALLFDYIAEKLPERRISFLWDRLNDVRAQIE; encoded by the coding sequence ATGGGTGATTCGCCTCCAGTAAGAAAGCCCAGTGCATATTTGGCTCAATTTTATTTACGATCTACCGCAAATCGCCCAAGTTTCACTCTTTTTGTTGAGGATGAAAAGACACCAAATGTTTATAGAACCTTGGTGAAAAGAAAGTTTAAGAATGAGAATGTATATGTATTTCCATTAGGTGCAAAAAGTGCAGTGATTAAACAGTTTAAGGAGTGGTATGAGGAAGGTGAACAATATAAGGATAAATGCTTATTTATTGTTGATAGAGATTTCGATTTTTTAAAGGGGCGCAAACTAGTCGATAACCTAAATTTATTAGAATTAACTAGATATACAATTGAGAATTATTTTTTAGATAAAGAAGTTGCAATATCTTTAATAAACACATATAGAATAGAATTAACAGAGAGACAAATTTTGGATAAATTACGTTGGGAAGATTGGCTACAGGAGGTAGTGGATGATTTGACCCCATTATTTTTAAATTTTGGACTAGCTCATCTACATAATCTAGGAACGGAAAATTGTTCTTCAAATCCATATGGATTTTTTCAAAACTTAGAGCCAAAAGTTAATTTAGCTATGGTAGATGCTAAGTGTAAAGAGGTGCAGGAAAAATGTGCTGATAAAAAGGTTGAGTATAATAAGGAAGTTGGTATACTCCGAGAAAAATTTTGTGAAGAAGGAGAAATTAATTTTCATAAATTAATAAAGGGAAAATTTTTATTTAGAGCAATGCTCTTAAATATAAATAGTATTTGCCAAGAAAAAAATAAAAAAAATCAACATAGAGAAGACGCTTTGCTTTTTGATTATATTGCAGAGAAACTGCCTGAGAGAAGAATTTCATTCCTTTGGGATAGATTAAATGATGTTAGGGCTCAGATAGAATAG
- a CDS encoding tyrosine-type recombinase/integrase — protein MTKKQRYFGNIEKLKTGWRLSVTVGYNENGNPTRVRRMTKTKSAVQREKELMAFIDELENGDYVPPATMTFKQFIENEYIPKQATQQQGIKTREIRNSHFQNHIFPRIGHVQLSKLSTLQMVTFLHDIQQEDVRADEDDKRPLSTSTVCDIFKMVRTALETAKTWGVIKSNPCTGVRLPSERAKAPSYYTPEEIDFIYSKLAKEPLDLQVMICIAICTGCREGELVALERKHLLKDRLAIKFENNIIAPTKLGVQLKESTKNEMTGSVSIPKWLLDMITVYLSDYDDVRDAIQIEEKWASHEFLFYNHFNGKPLRPDSVYQRWIRFLARYKIRHLKFHALRHTSATLLIKENVHLKVIQQRLRHKKHATTADIYSHVLEESDDNAASTFKKPF, from the coding sequence ATGACAAAGAAGCAACGATATTTTGGCAATATTGAGAAGCTAAAAACTGGTTGGAGGCTGAGCGTCACAGTCGGCTACAATGAGAATGGAAACCCTACCCGTGTACGACGTATGACAAAAACAAAGAGTGCTGTACAACGAGAAAAGGAACTAATGGCATTCATCGATGAGCTTGAAAATGGGGATTACGTACCACCTGCTACAATGACCTTTAAGCAGTTCATTGAGAATGAATATATTCCTAAACAAGCTACACAGCAGCAAGGAATCAAAACGCGCGAGATTAGAAATAGTCATTTCCAAAATCATATATTCCCAAGAATCGGGCATGTTCAGCTCTCCAAGCTGTCTACTTTGCAAATGGTGACTTTCCTGCATGACATACAACAAGAAGATGTTAGAGCAGATGAAGACGACAAGCGACCTCTCAGTACCAGCACTGTTTGCGATATTTTCAAGATGGTCAGAACAGCACTAGAAACAGCAAAGACCTGGGGTGTTATCAAGAGTAACCCCTGCACTGGCGTCCGACTCCCCTCAGAAAGAGCAAAAGCCCCTAGCTATTACACGCCGGAGGAGATTGATTTTATATATTCTAAGCTAGCAAAGGAGCCTTTAGATTTACAGGTAATGATTTGTATTGCGATATGTACAGGTTGCCGAGAGGGTGAGCTTGTAGCGCTGGAGCGAAAGCATCTATTGAAAGACAGACTTGCCATCAAATTCGAGAATAATATCATTGCACCTACTAAGTTGGGGGTACAGTTGAAAGAATCTACTAAGAACGAAATGACGGGTTCTGTGTCCATCCCTAAATGGCTCCTCGATATGATTACAGTATATTTATCCGACTATGATGATGTACGCGACGCTATCCAAATTGAAGAGAAATGGGCCTCGCATGAGTTCTTGTTTTATAATCACTTTAACGGGAAACCACTTCGACCCGATAGTGTCTATCAAAGATGGATTAGGTTCCTGGCAAGGTACAAAATTAGACATCTGAAATTCCATGCACTGCGGCATACTTCTGCTACACTACTCATAAAAGAAAATGTACATTTGAAAGTTATTCAGCAACGACTTCGGCACAAAAAACATGCTACAACTGCGGACATATATTCTCACGTTTTGGAGGAATCTGATGATAACGCAGCGAGCACCTTTAAAAAGCCTTTTTAG
- a CDS encoding ImmA/IrrE family metallo-endopeptidase encodes MGIEELDYLKHYKPTETELRMSESLISHGVTKPAHLETEKIQIAYRVLVMEMDFPSASFGRLGIVLKKGITGERYKNDFYHEFAHWLGHSGNQLQMSKQQKLAQEMQAEQMSLYLRIPYHMLNLVDFSSEDCIIEIADIFGVPIELAKRRLKKIEDNVLCHYDKDADLIHANKII; translated from the coding sequence ATGGGTATTGAAGAGCTTGACTATTTAAAGCACTACAAGCCTACCGAAACCGAGTTGCGCATGTCTGAGAGCCTAATCAGTCATGGTGTGACCAAGCCCGCGCATTTAGAAACAGAGAAGATTCAAATCGCATACAGGGTTTTAGTGATGGAGATGGACTTTCCATCCGCAAGTTTTGGAAGACTTGGGATTGTATTGAAGAAAGGCATCACGGGAGAACGATACAAAAATGATTTTTACCACGAGTTCGCGCATTGGCTTGGCCATAGCGGGAATCAATTACAGATGAGTAAACAGCAGAAGCTCGCACAGGAGATGCAGGCCGAGCAGATGAGCTTATACCTACGCATCCCTTATCATATGTTAAATTTGGTGGACTTTTCCTCTGAGGATTGTATAATAGAAATAGCTGACATTTTCGGTGTGCCTATCGAACTGGCAAAGCGGCGTTTGAAGAAGATAGAAGATAACGTGCTATGCCATTACGACAAGGACGCGGATTTGATACATGCGAATAAGATTATATGA
- a CDS encoding helix-turn-helix domain-containing protein, whose protein sequence is MTTFERVKKICEEQGISISRLEEDLNFGKNSMYAWKTKTPSGEKLRKTADYLNVSVDYLLGRTDIKNPLHGLEDAQFLDVDGLTPADIAKVESIVEALKEAQRKIDEFEK, encoded by the coding sequence ATGACTACATTTGAGCGCGTAAAAAAAATTTGTGAAGAACAAGGAATTTCGATATCTAGATTAGAGGAAGACCTAAATTTCGGTAAGAACTCCATGTATGCATGGAAGACAAAGACCCCTTCCGGTGAGAAACTAAGAAAAACAGCGGACTACCTGAATGTCTCGGTTGATTACCTATTAGGAAGAACAGACATAAAGAATCCGCTCCATGGACTAGAAGATGCTCAATTCCTTGATGTGGACGGACTAACGCCAGCTGACATCGCAAAAGTAGAGAGCATCGTGGAAGCATTAAAAGAAGCACAACGTAAAATAGATGAATTTGAGAAATGA
- a CDS encoding helix-turn-helix domain-containing protein: MPVQQLKELVTIALVQRGISQAQLARTIGISPAYLSDILNDNRSGKRADEIKNQVANALGIDQKEGS; encoded by the coding sequence ATGCCAGTCCAGCAACTAAAGGAGCTAGTAACAATTGCACTCGTACAGCGAGGAATTAGTCAAGCACAGCTCGCTCGAACAATCGGTATTTCACCCGCTTACTTATCCGACATCTTGAACGACAACCGAAGCGGCAAGCGAGCCGATGAAATCAAAAATCAAGTGGCCAATGCGCTAGGAATTGACCAGAAGGAGGGAAGCTAG
- a CDS encoding excisionase family DNA-binding protein — METSQVKETMSAQEVADYLGVKRATIYQWANYAGLPSKQINSRLRLFNKTQVDEWVKGEAGEKIVQDNNDKRAK; from the coding sequence ATGGAAACTAGCCAAGTAAAAGAAACCATGTCAGCCCAAGAAGTAGCCGACTATCTAGGCGTCAAGCGGGCTACTATCTACCAGTGGGCGAACTACGCAGGATTGCCAAGTAAGCAGATAAACAGCAGACTGCGGCTATTCAATAAAACCCAAGTTGATGAATGGGTGAAGGGTGAGGCAGGTGAGAAGATTGTTCAAGACAATAATGACAAAAGAGCTAAGTGA
- a CDS encoding pentapeptide repeat-containing protein, with product MSTIKLSQEEVDFKLDLGLGFMQIRDLYGYDLSGVDFSNRHLENVSFTDSILTGAIFTGVTFGDNVLFWDTDIEGAVNLDLVQVKEIGSRNGTTTYIPYSNRVCCGCFEGTLEEFEETVQVVHKCNPQFLKEYSDAIAQFKAVREERKTNEGQH from the coding sequence ATGAGTACTATTAAACTGTCACAAGAGGAAGTTGATTTCAAGCTAGACTTAGGATTGGGATTTATGCAAATCCGGGACCTATATGGCTATGACCTTAGTGGGGTAGATTTCAGCAATCGACATCTTGAGAATGTAAGTTTTACAGATTCAATTCTAACTGGTGCAATTTTTACAGGAGTGACTTTTGGCGACAATGTATTATTCTGGGACACTGATATCGAGGGCGCTGTAAATTTGGACCTTGTGCAGGTTAAGGAGATAGGCAGCAGAAACGGAACAACTACTTATATCCCTTACTCTAATAGGGTTTGTTGTGGCTGCTTTGAGGGCACCTTAGAGGAGTTTGAGGAGACCGTGCAAGTTGTGCATAAATGTAACCCCCAATTTCTCAAAGAATACTCAGACGCCATTGCGCAGTTCAAAGCAGTAAGAGAGGAGCGAAAAACCAATGAAGGACAACATTAA
- a CDS encoding DUF3310 domain-containing protein — MKDNINPAHYQQGGIETIDFMQAKLSPEEFRGYLKANIFKYVTREGMKNGLEDLQKAQWYLDRLIALDSNTPFKSRAEIDKIVEKHDTLETGLHDMLERAAKETGVPRQFLFGHISDGGIELEQSENEVFRNE; from the coding sequence ATGAAGGACAACATTAATCCGGCACATTATCAACAAGGCGGCATTGAAACCATCGATTTCATGCAGGCCAAGCTATCACCGGAGGAGTTCCGTGGCTATCTTAAAGCCAACATCTTCAAATATGTTACTCGGGAGGGTATGAAGAACGGACTGGAGGACTTGCAAAAAGCACAGTGGTATCTTGACCGCCTCATCGCACTAGACTCCAATACTCCATTTAAGTCCCGAGCGGAGATTGACAAAATTGTCGAGAAGCATGACACGTTAGAAACAGGGCTCCACGATATGCTGGAACGGGCTGCAAAGGAGACGGGTGTGCCGCGACAATTCTTGTTTGGGCATATCAGTGATGGTGGAATCGAGCTGGAGCAATCCGAAAATGAGGTGTTCCGCAATGAGTGA